A window of the Bacteroides thetaiotaomicron VPI-5482 genome harbors these coding sequences:
- a CDS encoding OPT family oligopeptide transporter has translation MKQEEDKFTGLPENAFRELKAGEVYNPLMSPSKNYPEVNFWSVTWGIAMAILFSAAAAYLGLKVGQVFEAAIPIAIIAVGVSGAAKRKNALGENVIIQSIGACSGVIVAGAIFTLPALYILQVKYPEMTVSFMQVFISSLLGGVLGILFLIPFRKYFVSDMHGKYPFPEATATTQVLVSGEKSGSQAKPLLMAGMIGGLYDFIVATFGWWNENFTTRVCGAGEMLAEKAKLVFKVNTGAAVLGLGYIVGLKYASIICAGSLAVWWIIIPGMSAIWGDSVLNAWNPEITSTVGMMSPEEIFKYYAKSIGIGGIAMAGVIGIIRSWGIIKSAVGLAAKEMGGKGNVEKNIVRTQRDLSMKIIAIGSILTLILIVLFFYFDIMQGNIVHTLVAIALVAGISFLFTTVAANAIAIVGTNPVSGMTLMTLILASVVMVAVGLKGPSGMVAALVMGGVVCTALSMAGGFITDLKIGYWLGSTPAKQETWKFLGTIVSAATVGGVMIILNKTYGFTSGALAAPQANAMAAVIEPLMSGVGAPWLLYGIGAILAIVLTFFKIPALAFALGMFIPLELNVPLVVGGAVNWYVTSRSKDTALNTERGEKGTLLASGFIAGGALMGVVSAAMRFGGINLVNEAWLNNTWSEVLALGAYALLILYFIKASMKVK, from the coding sequence ATGAAACAAGAAGAAGACAAATTCACCGGACTACCCGAGAACGCGTTCAGAGAGTTAAAAGCAGGAGAAGTGTACAATCCCCTGATGAGTCCTTCCAAAAATTATCCGGAAGTAAACTTCTGGTCAGTAACATGGGGTATCGCCATGGCCATCCTTTTCTCGGCAGCCGCCGCCTATCTGGGGCTGAAAGTGGGACAAGTATTCGAAGCCGCTATTCCGATAGCCATCATTGCCGTAGGAGTCTCCGGTGCAGCCAAAAGAAAAAATGCGTTAGGAGAAAATGTAATTATCCAGTCTATCGGAGCGTGTTCCGGTGTAATCGTTGCCGGAGCCATCTTTACCCTCCCCGCCCTTTATATCCTTCAAGTCAAATATCCTGAGATGACAGTCAGCTTTATGCAGGTATTTATCAGCTCGCTGCTGGGTGGTGTACTGGGTATCCTGTTTCTGATTCCTTTCCGCAAATATTTCGTCAGCGATATGCACGGCAAATATCCTTTCCCCGAAGCAACCGCTACTACACAGGTGCTGGTGTCCGGAGAAAAGAGCGGCAGCCAGGCCAAACCGCTGTTGATGGCGGGAATGATCGGTGGATTGTATGACTTCATCGTGGCCACTTTCGGCTGGTGGAACGAGAACTTCACCACCCGCGTATGCGGAGCCGGAGAAATGCTGGCTGAGAAAGCGAAACTGGTATTCAAAGTAAATACGGGAGCTGCCGTACTCGGTCTGGGCTATATCGTCGGACTGAAATATGCTTCCATCATCTGTGCCGGATCACTGGCAGTATGGTGGATCATCATTCCGGGAATGTCCGCCATCTGGGGAGACAGCGTGCTGAACGCATGGAACCCCGAAATCACTTCTACGGTAGGCATGATGAGCCCCGAAGAAATCTTCAAGTATTACGCCAAGAGCATCGGTATCGGCGGTATTGCCATGGCGGGTGTCATCGGTATCATCCGTTCGTGGGGAATCATCAAGAGTGCCGTCGGACTGGCTGCCAAAGAAATGGGCGGTAAAGGCAATGTAGAAAAGAATATCGTGCGTACACAGCGTGACCTTTCGATGAAAATCATCGCTATCGGCTCTATCCTTACGCTGATTCTGATCGTGCTGTTCTTCTACTTCGATATCATGCAGGGAAATATCGTCCATACGCTGGTAGCGATTGCGCTGGTAGCAGGCATTTCCTTCCTGTTCACGACGGTAGCTGCCAATGCGATTGCCATTGTAGGCACCAATCCGGTATCGGGAATGACATTGATGACACTGATTCTGGCTTCCGTAGTGATGGTAGCTGTCGGACTGAAAGGTCCTTCGGGCATGGTGGCCGCACTTGTGATGGGTGGTGTAGTATGTACGGCACTGTCTATGGCGGGCGGTTTCATCACCGACTTGAAAATCGGTTACTGGCTGGGTAGTACGCCCGCCAAACAGGAAACATGGAAATTCTTGGGAACCATCGTTTCTGCTGCCACGGTAGGCGGTGTAATGATTATACTGAACAAGACATACGGCTTCACCAGCGGCGCACTGGCTGCACCACAAGCCAATGCGATGGCGGCCGTTATCGAACCGCTGATGAGCGGCGTAGGCGCCCCCTGGTTGCTGTATGGCATCGGTGCAATCCTTGCTATCGTGCTGACATTCTTCAAGATTCCCGCACTGGCCTTTGCGCTGGGTATGTTTATTCCGTTGGAGCTGAATGTGCCGCTGGTAGTAGGCGGTGCCGTCAACTGGTATGTGACAAGCCGCAGCAAGGATACGGCACTCAATACGGAAAGAGGTGAAAAAGGAACATTGCTGGCATCCGGTTTCATTGCCGGAGGCGCATTGATGGGAGTAGTGAGCGCGGCAATGCGTTTCGGCGGTATCAATCTGGTCAACGAAGCCTGGCTGAACAATACCTGGTCGGAAGTGTTAGCATTAGGAGCTTACGCTTTATTGATCCTCTACTTTATCAAGGCTTCCATGAAAGTAAAATAA
- a CDS encoding N-acetylmuramoyl-L-alanine amidase-like domain-containing protein: MRKLLSVIVSLMTAMAFAQQPVELPLWPDGAPNSNGLTGGEKEVSPHRLSNVTAPTITVYRAPQPNGMAVIMCPGGGYSRLAMDHEGHDMASWFCGQGITYVVLKYRMPNGHCEVPLSDAERAIRIVREHAGEWNIHPRKIGIMGASAGGHLASTLATHYSAASRPDFQILLYPVVTMTQSTHGGSRKELLGGNPTAEQEVLFSNELQVTSDTPQAFIVLSSDDGAVPPSNGVNYYLALQKNNVPASLHVYPTGGHGWGFRDNFKYKQQWTQELEKWLREGVVFPKETAPMLRIGKTYLGTKYVANTLDQGTEEKLVILPQTVDCLTFVEYTLAQAMGSSFADNLQKIRYRDGVIDGYTSRLHYTSDWIENGVRQGFLEDVTAQNSTQTTKLSLSYMSTHPQKYRQLADSPENVKRMAEHEKALSGKKVHWLPKGKLPDAGLPWIMDGDIIAITTNLPGLDVAHVGMAEYINGKLHLLHASSTLGKVVVSEEPLSQMLRNNKSWSGIRVVRMSHP; encoded by the coding sequence ATGAGGAAACTGTTATCTGTTATAGTATCACTTATGACTGCAATGGCATTTGCACAACAGCCCGTCGAGCTACCTTTGTGGCCCGACGGTGCTCCCAACTCCAACGGACTGACCGGCGGGGAAAAGGAAGTGTCGCCCCACAGACTCAGCAATGTCACCGCCCCCACCATAACCGTTTATCGTGCACCACAACCAAACGGAATGGCTGTCATCATGTGTCCCGGAGGTGGCTACAGCCGCCTCGCCATGGATCATGAAGGGCACGATATGGCATCCTGGTTCTGCGGACAGGGCATCACTTACGTTGTATTAAAGTACCGGATGCCGAACGGTCATTGCGAAGTCCCTTTGTCGGATGCGGAAAGAGCAATTCGCATCGTACGCGAGCATGCTGGAGAATGGAATATCCATCCCCGCAAAATAGGAATCATGGGAGCATCCGCCGGAGGACATCTCGCCTCTACCCTTGCCACCCATTACAGTGCGGCATCGCGTCCCGACTTTCAGATTCTGCTTTATCCGGTGGTCACCATGACGCAAAGTACTCATGGCGGTTCGAGAAAAGAGCTTCTGGGCGGAAATCCGACCGCAGAACAAGAGGTACTCTTCTCCAACGAACTGCAAGTGACATCCGATACTCCGCAAGCCTTTATCGTCCTGTCTTCTGATGACGGTGCCGTGCCTCCTTCCAACGGAGTGAACTATTATCTCGCTTTACAGAAAAACAATGTTCCCGCATCGCTTCATGTCTACCCTACCGGCGGACATGGCTGGGGATTCCGGGACAACTTCAAGTATAAGCAACAATGGACACAGGAACTCGAAAAGTGGTTGCGTGAGGGTGTCGTATTTCCGAAGGAGACAGCACCGATGTTGAGAATCGGAAAGACGTACCTTGGAACAAAGTATGTAGCCAACACACTGGATCAGGGAACGGAAGAAAAGTTAGTCATCCTGCCCCAAACGGTAGATTGCCTTACTTTCGTCGAATATACGCTGGCTCAGGCGATGGGGTCTTCTTTTGCCGATAATCTGCAAAAGATACGTTATCGGGACGGTGTGATCGACGGATACACTTCGCGGTTGCACTATACCTCCGACTGGATTGAGAACGGTGTCCGCCAAGGATTTCTGGAAGACGTTACTGCACAAAACAGTACGCAGACCACCAAACTGTCTCTCTCTTATATGTCCACCCATCCCCAAAAGTACAGGCAACTGGCGGATTCGCCGGAGAACGTGAAACGGATGGCCGAGCATGAAAAGGCATTGTCCGGGAAAAAGGTACACTGGCTACCTAAAGGAAAACTCCCCGACGCAGGACTTCCGTGGATCATGGACGGTGATATCATCGCCATCACCACGAATCTTCCGGGACTGGATGTAGCTCATGTAGGGATGGCCGAATATATAAACGGAAAGTTGCATTTGCTTCACGCCTCTTCTACGCTTGGCAAGGTTGTTGTCAGCGAAGAGCCTCTCAGCCAAATGCTTCGCAATAATAAATCATGGAGCGGCATACGTGTCGTCCGGATGTCTCACCCTTAA